The Gemmatimonadales bacterium genome has a segment encoding these proteins:
- the rpsD gene encoding 30S ribosomal protein S4: MSRYIEPNCKLCRREGTKLFLKGSRCLTEKCAVEKRAYAPGQHGQSAGRRRKASQYSRQLREKQKVKRIYGLTEQQFKNTFKRVVGEPGRTGENLLIALESRLDNVVYRMGLAPSRKAARQLVRHRHVEVNGRPVDVPSYLLRPGDQIRVAKASRELDVIAASLELASKGQPVSWVAVDRGAMTGTVTERPTRDAIPIAAEEQLIVELYSK, translated from the coding sequence GTGTCCCGATACATCGAGCCGAACTGCAAGCTGTGCCGGCGCGAGGGCACCAAGCTCTTCCTCAAGGGCTCGCGCTGCCTCACGGAGAAGTGCGCGGTCGAGAAGCGCGCCTACGCGCCGGGCCAGCATGGCCAGTCGGCGGGGCGGCGCCGCAAGGCCTCGCAGTACTCGCGGCAGCTGCGCGAGAAGCAGAAGGTGAAGCGGATCTACGGGCTCACCGAGCAGCAGTTCAAGAACACGTTCAAGCGCGTCGTGGGCGAGCCCGGGCGCACCGGCGAGAACCTGCTGATCGCCCTGGAGTCGCGGCTGGACAACGTCGTCTACCGGATGGGACTGGCGCCGAGCCGCAAGGCGGCCCGGCAGCTGGTGCGTCACCGCCACGTCGAGGTCAACGGCCGTCCCGTCGACGTCCCGTCCTACCTGCTCCGCCCGGGTGACCAGATCCGCGTCGCCAAGGCGAGCCGGGAACTCGATGTCATCGCGGCCTCCCTCGAGCTGGCGTCCAAGGGGCAGCCGGTGTCGTGGGTCGCCGTGGATCGGGGCGCGATGACCGGCACGGTCACCGAGCGCCCGACCCGTGATGCCATCCCGATCGCGGCCGAGGAACAGTTGATCGTCGAGCTCTATTCCAAGTGA